The genomic interval GGTGCTGAACCCGCTGGTAGAAACAAGGAAGGATGACTGAATGTTCGGCAAGAGAGATGGCCTAAAGGCCCGGCAGCAGGTGGTTGTCGCGCCTGTGCCGCCGGTCGGGCTTCTGGCTGTCATTGCTCAGCACGTCGAACCGGGGATGTCTGAAGAGAAACAGAAACCGGCGAAAGAGAGACCGGCCGCCTATTATAGCCTCAAAAAAGAGATATTCGGGGCCCTTCTGGAAGCGATCGACGTTACGCAACTGTCTTTGATGGAGGTCCAGGAGGCACGTCAGGAAATCAGAAGCATTGCCAGTGATATCCTTGGTGCCAAGAAGGCGGTGATTTCGGCGGCGGCACAGGATGAGATTGTCGAGGATATCTGCAACGACGTTCTCGGATATGGCCCCCTGGAGCCGCTTCTTGCGAGGGACGATATCGCGGATATCATGGTGAATGGCAGCGATCCGATCTATATCGAAGTCGGCGGCAAGATGATCCAGACGGATATCAGGTTCCGGGACAATACTCACCTTCTCAATGTCTGTCAGCGGATCGTCAGCCAGGTCGGACGGCGCGTGGATGAATCAAGCCCGATGTGCGACGCACGGCTGCCCGATGGCAGCCGTGTCAATGTGATCGTGCCGCCCTTGGCCCTCAATGGGCCGACATTGACGATCCGCAGATTCAAGAAGGACAAGCTGCGGCTGGATCAGCTTGTGCAGTTCGGCGCGATTACGCCCGAAGGGGCGGAACTGCTGAAAATCATCGGCCGGGTGCGGTGCAACGTGTTGATCTCGGGTGGAACGGGATCGGGCAAGACGACGCTTCTCAATTGCCTGACCGGGTATGTCGACCCCGAGGAGCGGATCATCACCTGCGAGGACTCCGCCGAACTTCAACTTCAGCAACCCCATGTCGTCCGCCTTGAAACTCGGCCTCCCAACATCGAGGGTATCGGCGAGATCACGATGCGGCAGTTGGTCAAGAACTGTCTGCGGATGCGGCCAGAACGTATCATCGTGGGCGAGGTCCGTGGGCCAGAGGCCTTCGACCTTCTTCAAGCGATGAACACGGGCCATGACGGATCGATGGGCACGCTGCATGCCAACACGCCGCGCGAGGCCCTCTCGCGGCTGGAATCGATGATCACGATGGGGGGATTCACGCTTCCCTCCAAGACTATCCGAGAGATGGCGGTGTCCTCGATCGACATCATCATTCAAGCGGCACGTCTGCGCGACGGCTCTCGCCGGATAACGCATATCACGGAAGTCATTGGCCTCGAGGGCGAGGTTCCTATTTTGCAGGACCTCTTCGTGTACGAAATAAGCGGCGAGGATCGCAAGGGCAACATTATCGGCCGCCACCGGTCGACCGGGATCATTCGTCCCGCCCTTTGGGACAGGGCCCGGTATTATGGCGAGGAAAAACGTCTGACTGCCGCCCTGGAGGCGGCGCAGGATATTTGATCGACCCAAGGCATGGAACTACAATGCTCTCATCAGGTCTGCTCATTCTAATATTCATGCTGACAGCCCTGAGCGTGGGCAGCGCCCTCTATGCGATCTTCAAGCCGCGCTTCACGTCTCAGGCTCTTGCGAAAAGGCGGCTCCGACTTGCAGCAGGTGCACCCTTGGGAATGTCCAAAATTTCGGGCGGTGGTACCAAGTTCCGCAAGCGGTCAATCGAAGAGACTCTGAAGGATATCGAAGATAAGCAGAAGGAAAAGGCACGGAACAAATCCAGCCCCGCCTTGACAGAGCGTCTGCGGCAAAGCGGTCTTGGCTGGACCAGAACAACGTATCTGACCATGTGCGCGGCAGCGGGGGTGATGGGCTATGTCCTGACCGCGTTCGCCATCGGCTTCGGTGTCGTTCCTGCTGCGGGCCTCAGCCTGGCATCTGCGCTTCTGGTCCCGCATCTATATGTCGGCATCAAGAGGAACCGCCGGTTTGCTGCATTCGGAGATGAGTTGCCGAATGCGGTCGATGTGATTGTGCGGGGCGTCAGATCAGGCCTGCCGCTTGGGGACTGCCTGAGGATAATCGCGGCCGAAGGCCAAGAGCCAGTCCGAGGCGAGTTCCGGGTCATCGTCGACGATCAAACGCTGGGCGTGCCCGTGCAGGATGCGATGCTGCGCCTTGCCGAGCGCGTGCCATTGCCCGAGACGAATTTCCTGGCCACCGTGGTCACCGTCCAGAACAGGGCTGGCGGCAACTTGACAGAAGCCCTGGCGAATTTGTCCAACGTCCTGCGCGAGCGCAAGAAGATGCGCGGCAAGATCAAAGCCATGAGCGCCGAGGCAAAGGCCTCTGCCGGTATTATCGGCGCGCTGCCGCCCGTCGTCGCGGGAATCCTCTATCTGACGAGCTCCCAATATATCTCGCTTCTTTTCACTACCGATCTGGGGCAGTTGGTTCTTGCCGGCTGCGCAATCTGGATGTCGATCGGAATTCTGGTTATGCGCGCCATGATCAATTTTGATTTTTGAAGGGGAAGTGGTGTCTGACGCCCTACCAACAGATCGGGACGGCCTTGCGACGATCCTGACCGGCTTTGCCGTATTCCTTGCGATGATCGCTGTCGCATGGCCCTATCTGTCACCCGATGTGCTTCGCGCGCGCACGCGCCAATTGTCTGATTCCTGGCAATCGAGCAGCATGACCGGACTGATCCTGCCGCGTGAGCAACCAACGCGTTCGCTTCTCGCCAGCGAACCCAAGAGAATATATGCCATCATCGTGAGGCGACTTAATCTTGCGCGCCATCTCAAAGACGGCGCCACGGTGCAATTGTTGCAAAAGGCCGGTTTTCGCGGGCGCGCCCCAGTGGTTACATTTCTGGCCATGCGGGTCCTGATGCCGCTGACCATGCTGGGGGTCAGCGCGTTCTATATTTTCGCGGTCATCAAACCAGAAATCCATATTCTTTTCAAAGGCGGACTCTCTTTGATGTCTGCATGGTTTGGGTATTACCTTCCGGCTGTCTATGTCAGGAACCGGATCACCAAACGGCAGAAATCGGTCATACGGGCATGGCCGAACGCACTTGATCTTCTCATGATCTGCGTCGAATCAGGAATGAGCATCGAACATGCATTCCGCAAGGTC from Paracoccus liaowanqingii carries:
- a CDS encoding CpaF family protein is translated as MFGKRDGLKARQQVVVAPVPPVGLLAVIAQHVEPGMSEEKQKPAKERPAAYYSLKKEIFGALLEAIDVTQLSLMEVQEARQEIRSIASDILGAKKAVISAAAQDEIVEDICNDVLGYGPLEPLLARDDIADIMVNGSDPIYIEVGGKMIQTDIRFRDNTHLLNVCQRIVSQVGRRVDESSPMCDARLPDGSRVNVIVPPLALNGPTLTIRRFKKDKLRLDQLVQFGAITPEGAELLKIIGRVRCNVLISGGTGSGKTTLLNCLTGYVDPEERIITCEDSAELQLQQPHVVRLETRPPNIEGIGEITMRQLVKNCLRMRPERIIVGEVRGPEAFDLLQAMNTGHDGSMGTLHANTPREALSRLESMITMGGFTLPSKTIREMAVSSIDIIIQAARLRDGSRRITHITEVIGLEGEVPILQDLFVYEISGEDRKGNIIGRHRSTGIIRPALWDRARYYGEEKRLTAALEAAQDI
- a CDS encoding type II secretion system F family protein, coding for MLTALSVGSALYAIFKPRFTSQALAKRRLRLAAGAPLGMSKISGGGTKFRKRSIEETLKDIEDKQKEKARNKSSPALTERLRQSGLGWTRTTYLTMCAAAGVMGYVLTAFAIGFGVVPAAGLSLASALLVPHLYVGIKRNRRFAAFGDELPNAVDVIVRGVRSGLPLGDCLRIIAAEGQEPVRGEFRVIVDDQTLGVPVQDAMLRLAERVPLPETNFLATVVTVQNRAGGNLTEALANLSNVLRERKKMRGKIKAMSAEAKASAGIIGALPPVVAGILYLTSSQYISLLFTTDLGQLVLAGCAIWMSIGILVMRAMINFDF
- a CDS encoding type II secretion system F family protein, with the protein product MSDALPTDRDGLATILTGFAVFLAMIAVAWPYLSPDVLRARTRQLSDSWQSSSMTGLILPREQPTRSLLASEPKRIYAIIVRRLNLARHLKDGATVQLLQKAGFRGRAPVVTFLAMRVLMPLTMLGVSAFYIFAVIKPEIHILFKGGLSLMSAWFGYYLPAVYVRNRITKRQKSVIRAWPNALDLLMICVESGMSIEHAFRKVADEISGQSRELAEELALTTAELSFLPDRRTAYENLGRRTDMEGVKSVVSGLMQSEQHGTSLGTVLRVLAQENRNTRMSLAEKKAAALSPKLTVPMILFFLPVLFAVIITPAVIQIMDQ